GAGACCAAATAGAATTACATTTCTCAGTGTACTCAATGCTATATCTACTGCTTTGGCTTTCAAGCTAGGCCGGGAGGTTCATGCTAAGATGATTCGATCAGGGCTTGAATTTGAGACAAGCATAGGCAATTCACTAATTACTATGTATGGGAAGTGCGGCGAAGTGGCGAAGGGGAGGTTGGTCTTTGAGAGGTTGACTTCCCGTGATGTTATCACCTGGAACTCAATGCTTGCTGGGTGTGCACAAAATGATCAATTCAAGAGTTGTTGTGTGCTATTTAGGGAAATGCAGTCACAAGAAAACAAACCTGACATTCACACTCTGATCATTCTTCTTGGAGGATTGTCGTCGGATCTTTTGGTGGCTACTTCTTGTAGGTTGGGAAGGCAGATTCATGCATATATATTAAGAAGAGCAATACCAAGAGAACTGCTCCCATCAGGATATAATGCAGTCATAACTATGTATGCAAAGAGTGATAGGTTGGGGGATGCCGAGAAAGTCTTTAAAGGGATGGACGAGCAAGATACCTATACTTGGAATGCAATGATCGATGGATATTCCACAAATGGCTACTTTGATGATGCTCTCACATTCTTTGTAGACATGCATGAGCAAGGTTTGCAACCCAATCACTCGACACTTTCACTACTTCTTGCAGCATGCAGTGGATTGGCTTCCATTGAATTGGGCAAGCAGCTCCATGCTTTCACCATAAAACACTGCCTCCATCATTGTAATTCTCATCCTACTCTCTTGTCAATCAACAACGCATTGATATCCATGTATTCCAAATGTGGCAGCATCTGCGATGCAGAAAAAGTATTTAAGAGGATAACAAGGAAGGATGTATTCTCATGGACATCCATGATCACTGGGTATGCACACCATGGAATGGCCTCTGAAGCCCTTCAACACTTCGGAAGAATGACAAGAGATGGTGTTCGGCCCAACTCAGTCACCTTTCTTGGGTTGCTTTCTGCTTGTGCTCATGCAGGTTTAGTCAAAGAAGGGATGCACTATTTTGCTTTAATGAGGAAGGAAAGTGATACAAAACCAAGACTTGAGCATTATGCTTGCATGGTAGATTTGTTCGGTCGTGCTGGCCAATTTAAGACAGCGCAAGCTATTATTTGGGATGGAATTTCTTGCCTGAGGTTGCAACATAATTCTTCTTTATGCCTCTGGAAAGTACTTCTTGGCACATGCCATGCACATAAGCAACTTGATCTTGGAGTCCATGTCGCAACTAAGATTTTAGAGCTGGAACCTGATGATGAGACTACATATGTCCTCCTCTCAAATCTATATGCTTCATTTGGCTTGTGGGAAGATGCGATAAGTGTGAGAagcatgatgagagagagaggacTGAAGAAGGAAGCTGGATGTAGCTGGGTCGAGGTTGAAAATAGAATGCATGTCTTCGTAGCAGGAGATGGTTGCCACCCAAACCGAAAGGCGATCTATAAGGAACTTGAGGAGTTGGATGAGAAGTGTAGAGCCATTGGATATGTTCCCATGACGGAGAGTGTTCTCCATGATGTTGATGAGGCTCAAAAGGAATTGATTTTAAGTTGTCACAGTGAGAAGTTAGCTGTATCATTTGTAGTACTGCAGACAAGGGCAAGGAAGGGAGTAATTCGGGTGATGAAGAACCTCCGTGTCTGTGGAGATTGTCATAATTGGATGAAATTTGCTTCAGAGGTCACAGGCCGACAGATTGTCCTGAGAGATTCTCGGCGGTTTCATACTTTTAAGGATGGGAAATGTTCATGTGGAGATTATTGGTAACAATAAAGGAGGTCAGATTGGAAAAGCTGGCCTTCTTTTTGAGAATGGAGTTGGCTTAATTTTAAGCAGGCTGTAAGGGAGTGGATGCTGGATCTTCTCAGACTCCTGCATTAAACTGTGATGTTCAAATTCTAAAGGAGAAGGCATTGATTTGAAGGTTTCTGTATCAATCCAATGTGATATGTGCGGCTTGAAAGTGGATATGATGCAATATTGTTCTACGTCAAGCTATTCTGCTCTCCGGTATTCCAAGGAAGCTATGTCTATACTGTGAgcgtgataaatttttttgatgtaaatgTCAAGCTTGATAAACATTAATAAAAACCTATACTACTATGTATATTATTGATCAAAGCAAACTTGGCTGTCAGTTGGGATTGTTCTTGATGTACAAATCATTAACTTGAAAACTCCATCGATCATTTTGCTTTGAAACCCAACCATTTACAAACATAAATACAAATAATTACTAAAACTATGGCCATTTGCATGTTGTGACGGTAGGTCTTATAGCATCAATAGTGAGTTTTTAGAGCGAGAATGTCCTTTTTCTCTGTGTTCGGCGCTCCGCGTTCTTGGCCAGAGGCCTGGAAGCCGCCCCGTCTTTTCCATGCGCCGGCCATCTTGGTTTAGTTTTGATGTTGTTTTCAGCCTTCTACGGGCTTTCTGGCTAGCTAGCCGAGTTTTTGCGGCCACATTGGGCTTCTACAGGTCGAAGGGTGCTCCATTATTTGGCTGAGCCGGCAATCTCTATATTCGATCTCTCTCTTTGTCATCCTTCCTCGACATCAATTGGCCACTATGTCTCTCTGCTGCAATTTGGCCTATGTCGTCCATAGCCCCGGATCATTGGACCCAAGGAGGCACTCCAAACTAGCACTCGAGGAGGTGAGCGAGTTGAGCTTGGTGCAATCGATCAGACTGTGAGATGCGTTGCAAGTCAGGTTTCAAGATTCCGTGCTTCAGTTCTTGGCTATGGTTTTGTGCTGTTTCTTGCCACCAGAATCCAAGCCGAGAAGCTGAGGTCGGTCAATGATCGAGGCGGAGAACGGAGCTATGAGCTTGAAAGTTGAGCTAGAGAGTTGGAAGCAGTTAACGGTACATAGACTTGGGCTTGCCAAACGACAtcatatccaacttgaaatatgaAATAAAGTCTTCTTGCTTGATTTTGTCCGACAAGGATTCTCTAATATTTAAATCAAACAGAATATTCTAGAGAAATAGGAGAagtttgagagagagagaaaattttaaaaaaaaatgaataaatatatatatatatacttagatGCCCTCTAATCCCCTCCTTATATGGAATGGGATCAGCATCCATGATCAAGAATAATGGAATGTGCAATAATTGCCGAGTAATAGATCCCATATTATGCATGTAGCTCTTCTTCGTTATTTGATTGGATTCATTCAACACCTTGGCTGATATTGAGATGAAGTTTATGTTGAACATTACTGATGTCAGAATGACTTCAGCCTATGTTAAGGTCAGATTGATAAATATGTACCACACTAATTTTTGTTTCGCTTCTTGGCATAAAATATCACTAGCGATGGTGGTTgacaatattaattaattattattattgctTAAATCGATCAAAATCGGAAGATGGACATCTAAACACTTCATGCAGCGTTGCTAGTACTGGAGTGACCTACAAAACAAGTCTCAAATCGGATATTGTGGCTCCAGCgaagaccctccgatactcaagtcagaaaaataaagaacaagaGAGCAACAACGGATTCTTTAAGAGAGATTTGATTggacttatctggatcctcggAGCCCTGATTGTTTATATAAAAGGATGTCGGACAGCTGggttgttagctgtgagattgtACGATCTCGAGATTATCGGACTATTAGACATGCCAAATTGGATGAGATAATTCAACCCTTAATAGCTCCTGCGAGATCAGAAGAGATGGTTACACCAAATCCTATCTATTCGGGATAGACAGCTATCGCGCATGTTAAAGAGATAAGTCGGCTGAGCAACTTATACATAGGTAGATCTCGGGGATGTCTCAATTCAGAATAGAGAtggactcctcagctcatacAGCGATCAACGATCGTGTTGATGATCCAAGAACTTGAGATACCTTGTGATTAGCGCTGATCTGAGGTGCTCGCGGTAACCACCGTAACACTATCCCCTtactcctgagtctgagaatcagGCAAAAAGAGTACTCCAAAAGTGCCTCGGATCCAATACCACGCACTTCTGCTTTCACGCCTGCCTTCTGCATTTAAGATGTGTGACGTCAGCCTAATACGACTAACACGGATAGGCGTAACTAATGGGACCACTCAGATGATGATCTCTtcgaaattttaattattttgcaGTGGCTTTTCATTTTTGTTCTCCTTTAAATTTACACTTTGAAGGCACAGATAGCCACGGACCTACAAAAATAGTCACAAATCTTTTTTATGCTAATTATACATCACGATTCCCTGGAGCAAGATGGATTCTCAGCATGTAAAGAGGCTCGAGCAAATTCTATCTCGTAGGAGGCAGATTGTGGTTTCGATTGCTGAAACAGGATCCATGATTGAGAGAGAAGAGCATGCCGCTCCTACCATTGAACCCACAATCCTACTATTGAAAGTCGTGATGCAGGATTCTTCAAGAGAAGTTTCAGTCGATGGGGCACCGATCGAGACGACACTGGAAGCATCGAGGAACATTTTGACAAAGATCTGATTGAGGTAGCGCAGATGGAAAAGGCCGTCGATAATCTGAAGAAGGATTTGGCGATGACGATGGAGATTGAAGAATCTCTGAAAATGGCGACTCCTATTGGGTGCTTTCTCACATCCACTTCTCATACGGGACCCTCAGATTCGACCCCTCGCATTCCATCCATAGAAGAGAGCCTCCAATCTGCAATGGATTTGTTGGAAAACGTaggcgattttatgcatgtatgtcaaaaatttttgaataaattacagcagaagataattagattaataaaattaatctaacatgcatatgatttaatcatcaaatcaatctattctaacatctatgatataatatgttgtatataaaatttaaaataatcacaggataaaatctgcatgcatggatgtaagtagtagatcaaatctatacctatctaagtttagaactcgatacctgagcatagatcgatgatcgtcgctactgagagacatggtgaagATGATTCTTACTGGTTGCTTATAGTCGCACATACGTTCGGCCTCTACAGAAAGTTCACTTGAAGTCTCGATCTAATCGATCTTTTCGAGAGTGCTAactcgcatgaagaccttcttcttggctgatctggatcctttcttaaAATCTtagaaatctttttagagattgaagatggacttctagaggagataaagaggtaaaaaaaagatgaaaaagaaaataattttcttcatatttttttttcttctcaaaccCTTTAAGACCAAACCCTAGAAactagatttttgcgcacaccccaagagagaggactcttctctcctttttttcatgCTAAGAACTCCCACCCAAGACCCCAAACTTGAAGAgcactctcttttctttcttacacactcaaaataaaaataaaaaccctttttattggcatgtaataagatagggtgaagagtcctagagatcatggactcttataaGATGTCGCTTTCCTTCACAATTCCGTGCCAATACACgtccaaaaaaaaatatggaacaccccatcccatattttttcatagtaaattggttctccaactaattttccACGATGAAaacctcctcaaaatgtcacacacataagaaaaaaaaaataagttggcgacaaggttttgtagataatgtcaaacattatctatatagtatccaattcaaatctaatttgaacgtaccatttaaaatcagatcttactcaaatttggatgtgagatagagaagaaaaagagctAGCATGAAAAAATCTAATGCAAAATAATTTCGTGCATGGGGAAAAGTGGCATCCAAGTTTTggtgcgcaagggagaagagtccattccaatatggactcttaaatttattatttgaatccaaaccaaatcatatctgatttaacccaaataaaatagataaaatctaatctaattaaatttataaattcttaatcaaatctcaatcaaattagaaatcgaTTGAACcatagtcctgatcaaatcagagacaattctctcttagcgatcagatcatctcataacctaatcagatcaaacctaattgaatctaattcaattagattttatcaaatcctctttgctcaatctaattgagctaatcagtaatttaattactaattaattttttattaatttactaacacttggtgaataaatttattacaatttttgcataaagttaatcatcattcgaattgatgattaagcccttgaaagattctcaatcattgatcagccatatgaccaatcagaaacttcttttgagtgtgacctcataggttcgaatctaaaccggtagtataagaataaatttttgaactaatcgatgtaaccatctagcaatagtgacctGACGTacgaatagatcgaatgatgatgaagcaatattcaagaacctactggggTATGGTTACCGtacaatttatccctttgattttaatactcaaggatgatctagaatttaactatcaatcctagataagtcatccatattatatttcaatctttcaaatccatcacatggattactcgagctcaaattttgctaaattgaaatatattgatacattaactcctattaattcagaaggatcaatcctatcttgactcacgtaccaaCTTAACAGGTACTTAACCACACCCAAAAATCTTTGGTCACTAAATTTAAAACTCAGTTAGttcgatatcaaagtacagtgagttgcttgtaagtcagcatggtgatcttatatcggagggacacttatacccatgcccttcgcgagctatctttgatagcagagtattctgtagttggtcacgttcagtcacaatatactcctacatctcgtctgcatgccatatcagtatctccacactacttgattacgaagataaccaacgtatatggcacacaacgacttgcacttgatatcgttatcgtcctaataatagtgtatcatttggtcgcgaaccaatttaaggattacatgataaattctcttttatcgatcaaaataattccaaggacttcatcataatatagaagttcattagaagatgtaaccttgtgatgaaaagggtcaaataacatttattattgatcaattcatatatatttataattagcgcaATCGtccaacgattgactttaggacatatttttcaacaactcccacttgg
Above is a genomic segment from Elaeis guineensis isolate ETL-2024a chromosome 1, EG11, whole genome shotgun sequence containing:
- the LOC105061010 gene encoding putative pentatricopeptide repeat-containing protein At3g49142 is translated as MALLSSPISCTNQPLPFLTPCQSPRAQAQPTVHVRIPSTNSDSQDDPNAPRQMFDKMPDRHSYASRSSTSLILAHTKRGEFSRAFELFTKMSRSGGTPDEFALGSLLKASSGLSDVSLGEQLHAKSIRAGLASEPGVRTSLITMYSSNELLEEARQVFDEAPLDHEADVPTWNSILSAYVFHGWYMECFLLFAAMLELAQLNPTEATYAIMINACTSSKEVGIGKALHAMIVKDQILNKIKMHNSLITMYSKCGLLEDAKKVFKAMDGTNVVSWNAMISGLEQHGECENSIELFRRLTGFEGRVLVRPNRITFLSVLNAISTALAFKLGREVHAKMIRSGLEFETSIGNSLITMYGKCGEVAKGRLVFERLTSRDVITWNSMLAGCAQNDQFKSCCVLFREMQSQENKPDIHTLIILLGGLSSDLLVATSCRLGRQIHAYILRRAIPRELLPSGYNAVITMYAKSDRLGDAEKVFKGMDEQDTYTWNAMIDGYSTNGYFDDALTFFVDMHEQGLQPNHSTLSLLLAACSGLASIELGKQLHAFTIKHCLHHCNSHPTLLSINNALISMYSKCGSICDAEKVFKRITRKDVFSWTSMITGYAHHGMASEALQHFGRMTRDGVRPNSVTFLGLLSACAHAGLVKEGMHYFALMRKESDTKPRLEHYACMVDLFGRAGQFKTAQAIIWDGISCLRLQHNSSLCLWKVLLGTCHAHKQLDLGVHVATKILELEPDDETTYVLLSNLYASFGLWEDAISVRSMMRERGLKKEAGCSWVEVENRMHVFVAGDGCHPNRKAIYKELEELDEKCRAIGYVPMTESVLHDVDEAQKELILSCHSEKLAVSFVVLQTRARKGVIRVMKNLRVCGDCHNWMKFASEVTGRQIVLRDSRRFHTFKDGKCSCGDYW